A section of the Leptospira semungkisensis genome encodes:
- a CDS encoding phosphoesterase, with protein MKKFKKIALLFSIILISVIAFNVWASLRFRIISKGQPHQTGIKNPYEKTTKIKWAKTAIHLHTNEIWYTPLRNSPEEILEIYGNFGTKILSFTDYGTITKVDSKNPVLIPGYEWGRNLKKRHLTILGTEKVEPDYFPLYSSLENIQWEINAQKEKGAFVVINHPTLYNGFTLSELERLSGYDAIEVLSPYGDISKYWDELLSQGIHSFCMSGDDLHYLPKAEYVKIQSKTHGLRETLTLLFAEKGEALMRYILLNTDSYSQEDILKALKSGNYACVRKLKRNLDDPKLKSFSLKNGNEVSFEFEETPFFVEFIGVDGQVLHSIVNQKSGSYKAKPRDFYVRIQALFPTAYVFSNPFYVNSNE; from the coding sequence ATGAAAAAGTTCAAAAAGATCGCTCTCTTATTTTCCATCATTCTCATATCCGTTATTGCCTTTAATGTCTGGGCGAGTCTCCGATTCCGAATCATCTCTAAAGGCCAACCACACCAGACAGGAATAAAAAATCCTTACGAAAAAACTACAAAAATTAAATGGGCAAAGACTGCAATTCACCTACATACCAATGAAATCTGGTATACTCCTCTTAGAAATTCACCGGAAGAGATCTTAGAGATTTATGGAAACTTCGGCACCAAGATTCTCTCTTTCACCGATTACGGTACGATTACTAAAGTGGATTCCAAAAATCCAGTCTTGATTCCAGGATATGAATGGGGAAGGAATCTTAAAAAGAGACATCTCACTATCTTAGGCACCGAAAAGGTGGAGCCTGATTATTTCCCTCTCTATTCTTCCCTTGAAAATATTCAATGGGAGATTAATGCCCAAAAGGAGAAAGGAGCTTTCGTTGTTATAAATCATCCCACATTGTACAATGGATTCACTCTTTCCGAATTAGAAAGATTGTCCGGTTACGATGCAATCGAAGTTCTTTCGCCTTATGGAGATATTTCCAAATATTGGGATGAGCTGCTCAGCCAAGGGATCCATTCATTCTGCATGTCCGGAGACGATCTGCATTATCTTCCTAAGGCAGAATACGTAAAGATACAAAGTAAGACTCATGGCCTAAGGGAGACGCTCACTCTTTTGTTCGCAGAGAAGGGCGAGGCTTTGATGAGATATATTCTCTTGAATACGGATTCTTATTCACAAGAAGATATTTTAAAAGCTCTTAAATCCGGGAATTATGCCTGCGTTCGTAAATTGAAACGGAATCTAGACGATCCTAAGCTTAAATCTTTCTCCTTAAAAAACGGGAACGAAGTGAGCTTCGAATTTGAAGAGACTCCCTTCTTCGTCGAATTCATCGGTGTAGACGGCCAAGTCCTTCACAGCATAGTGAACCAAAAGAGCGGTTCTTACAAGGCAAAGCCTAGAGATTTTTACGTTCGGAT